From a single Vanacampus margaritifer isolate UIUO_Vmar chromosome 15, RoL_Vmar_1.0, whole genome shotgun sequence genomic region:
- the prickle1b gene encoding prickle-like protein 1b — protein MMNPERSERGERPSHRGPEMESLPGGKKGKVAAMSFQRSSTSDDDSGCALEEYAWVPPGLRPEQVQIYFSCLPEDKVPYVNSPGEKHRIRQLLYQLPPHDNELRYCQSLTEEEKRELHMFSAQRKREALGRGTPKILPRALQHTRCENCGGGINGGEMAIFASRAGPNPCWHPACFVCATCQELLVDLIYFYQNGKILCGRHHAEITKPRCSSCDEIIFADECTEAEGQHWHMKHFACFECGTMLGGQRYIMKDGRPYCCGCFESLYAEYCEACGENIGVDHAQMTYEGGHWHATDECFCCAQCKTSLLGCPFLPKQGRIYCSKACCQGEDIHASDSSDSAFQSARSRESRRSVRMGKSSRPAEQWRQSQVLNPSAVVSASEYKFVEGGVDGDVDVIGQKLSHLGLDEERFWRDREEQDAGGEEDPEEWAQHEDYMTQLLLKFGDQGMLHPIQQPSRKSPSPSNDRKHLISVSDPWLKPEILGISASSPTPTSPTQSQTSNQSRANSLSPGLMSKKHLPEMYWAQSQDGLGDSAYGSHPGPASARKIQELELDQDQDQSSASKHSLWQENRQWYQDTLECIADELRKAGQGVGDSMDSLALSNITGASVDGDGRDRSRVYSLHTMQEPLVGEDCEKMSNMGTFNSSHLHHSSNSLNLNLEKEGQETAQDGDLATRGGLLSLYPHPETPPAFAHAPALRRTKSQSRPPQMVKFTDDTVDNGYNDGFEVNIRKHPMSERPQRRAYAHAEACRDRSRPSSHHGRNRQNPHHSRHHRSRKTHSDIALNMVPLQKAQRPYRHHRQMLADPRQRSPSQPQAYSQTRSDYMNQGPSQGDRRVEHFMGLYKDEDEWCSTCSSSSSDSEEEGYFLGQPIPQPRPAGRYYAEDYPRVIALSSQSHGSKTGRRKSHRSKNCIIS, from the exons ATGATGAACCCGGAGCGCAGTGAACGAGGGGAGCGCCCTTCACATCGAGGCCCAGAGATGGAGTCTCTTCCTGGAGGGAAGAAGGGGAAGGTGGCGGCCATGAGCTTCCAGAGGAGCTCCACCTCGGATGACGACTCTGGCTGTGCACTGGAGGAGTACGCTTGGGTGCCACCGGGACTTCGGCCCGAGCAG GTCCAGATCTATTTTTCCTGTCTGCCGGAGGACAAGGTGCCGTACGTTAACAGCCCCGGTGAGAAACATCGGATCAGGCAGCTCCTCTACCAGCTGCCGCCGCACGACAATGAG CTTCGTTACTGCCAGTCGCTAACAGAGGAGGAGAAGCGGGAGCTTCACATGTTCAGCGCCCAGCGGAAGAGAGAGGCGCTCGGAAGGGGAACGCCCAAGATCCTGCCCCGAGCGCTGCAACACACTCGCTGTGAAAAT TGCGGGGGTGGCATCAATGGAGGGGAGATGGCAATCTTCGCCTCGAGGGCTGGACCGAACCCCTGCTGGCACCCTGCATGCTTTGTGTGCGCGACATGTCAAGAGCTGCTTGTGGATCTGATCTACTTCTACCAAAATGGCAAGATCCTCTGTGGGAGACACCATGCGGAAATTACAAAACCAAGATGCTCCTCTTGCGATGAG ATCATCTTCGCAGACGAGTGCACGGAGGCGGAGGGTCAACATTGGCACATGAAGCACTTTGCCTGCTTTGAGTGCGGGACGATGCTGGGGGGGCAACGCTACATCATGAAAGACGGCCGGCCCTACTGCTGTGGATGTTTTGAGTCACTGTATGCAGAGTACTGCGAGGCCTGCGGTGAAAATATTG GAGTGGACCATGCACAAATGACCTACGAAGGTGGGCATTGGCACGCCACAGACGAGTGCTTCTGTTGTGCTCAGTGTAAGACGTCCTTACTGGGCTGTCCTTTCCTACCGAAACAAGGACGCATCTACTGTTCGAAGGCCTGCTGTCAAGGAGAGGATATCCACGCCTCCGATTCTTCCGACTCTGCCTTCCAATCTGCTCGTTCCCGTGAATCCCGTCGCAGTGTCCGCATGGGCAAGAGCAGCAGGCCCGCTGAGCAGTGGAGACAGTCTCAAGTCTTAAACCCCTCCGCCGTTGTCTCTGCGAGCGAGTACAAGTTTGTCGAGGGCGGAGTCGATGGGGATGTGGATGTGATTGGGCAGAAGCTTTCCCATCTAGGCCTGGATGAAGAAAGGTTCTGGAGGGATCGTGAGGAGCAGGATGCTGGGGGGGAGGAGGACCCCGAGGAATGGGCCCAGCACGAGGACTATATGACTCAGCTCTTGCTCAAGTTCGGGGACCAAGGAATGCTGCACCCGATTCAGCAGCCATCCCGAAAATCTCCCAGTCCCAGTAATGACAGAAAGCATCTGATAAGTGTTTCTGACCCTTGGCTAAAGCCAGAAATTCTTGGAATCTCTGCCTCGTCACCTACCCCTACCAGTCCCACTCAGAGCCAGACTTCCAATCAATCCAGAGCCAACAGCCTGAGCCCCGGACTCATGAGCAAGAAGCATCTTCCTGAAATGTACTGGGCCCAGTCTCAGGATGGGCTCGGAGACTCCGCCTATGGAAGTCATCCGGGGCCTGCCAGTGCCAGAAAGATTCAAGAGCTCGAGCTGGACCAAGATCAGGACCAGTCGAGTGCGAGCAAACATTCCCTATGGCAAGAGAACAGGCAGTGGTACCAGGATACACTGGAATGTATTGCAGATGAGCTGAGGAAGGCGGGGCAAGGTGTGGGGGACTCTATGGATTCACTGGCACTGTCAAACATCACTG GTGCTTCAGTTGATGGAGATGGCAGGGATCGGTCAAGGGTCTACTCCCTTCATACAATGCAGGAACCTTTGGTGGGAGAGGACTGTGAGAAAATGAGCAACATGGGGACCTTTAATTCATCTCATCTTCACCACAGTAGCAACTCCCTCAACCTTAACTTGGAGAAGGAGGGACAGGAGACGGCACAAGACGGAGACCTCGCAACAAGGGGAGGACTTCTGTCTTTGTACCCCCATCCAGAAACACCACCTGCGTTTGCCCATGCGCCAGCTCTGAGGAGGACTAAGTCACAGTCCAGGCCTCCTCAGATGGTCAAGTTCACAGATGACACTGTGGATAATGGATATAACGATGGATTTGAGGTCAATATCAGAAAGCATCCCATGAGTGAGAGGCCACAGCGGAGGGCTTATGCCCACGCCGAGGCGTGCCGGGATAGAAGCCGTCCGTCGAGTCACCATGGACGGAACAGACAGAATCCCCACCACAGTAGGCACCACAGGAGCCGCAAAACCCATTCGGACATTGCCCTGAACATGGTGCCGTTGCAAAAGGCGCAGAGACCTTATCGACATCACCGGCAGATGCTAGCCGACCCTCGCCAAAGGTCTCCAAGCCAACCACAGGCATACTCTCAAACCCGGTCAGACTATATGAATCAGGGTCCATCCCAGGGAGACCGCCGGGTTGAGCATTTTATGGGTCTCTACAAAGATGAGGACGAGTGGTGTTCCACTTGCTCTTCATCATCGTCGGACTCTGAAGAGGAGGGCTACTTCCTGGGCCAGCCCATCCCCCAGCCTCGACCCGCTGGGCGCTACTATGCTGAGGACTACCCCAGAGTCATCGCCCTCTCGTCCCAAAGTCATGGCTCAAAGACTGGTCGGAGAAAGAGCCACCGCTCCAAAAACTGTATTATCTCCTAG